From a region of the Paenibacillus sp. R14(2021) genome:
- a CDS encoding DUF421 domain-containing protein encodes MAGWLEITLRTLTAVIFLLLMTKLLGKRQVTELSVFEYITGITIGNLAGYISLDTDAKWYLGMVSLGVWVAISLGIELLQMKSKRVRNWIDGKPTVLIQKGKVLERNMKKERITTDELLQQLRKKDVFKPADVEFAIMEASGAINVMLKSEHQPLTPNQLGIKVATEHEPQTVIMDGKVLLEPLSSTGYNEQWLTKELKKSNVKVEEVFLAQIDNFGSLYIDLYDDKIKQPKSQNQAALLAALKKCEADMEMYGLLTDDEKEKQQYAACSKTLQQLIDDVRPLIYQ; translated from the coding sequence ATGGCTGGATGGCTGGAAATTACACTTCGGACGTTAACGGCGGTTATTTTTTTACTGTTGATGACGAAGCTGCTGGGCAAGAGGCAGGTAACGGAGTTGTCCGTATTTGAGTATATTACGGGTATTACGATTGGTAATTTGGCTGGTTATATTTCCTTGGATACGGATGCGAAATGGTACTTGGGCATGGTCTCCTTAGGCGTGTGGGTCGCGATCTCGCTCGGTATTGAGCTGCTGCAAATGAAGAGCAAGCGGGTGCGGAACTGGATTGACGGCAAGCCGACGGTTCTGATACAGAAGGGGAAAGTGCTGGAGCGCAATATGAAGAAGGAGCGTATTACGACGGACGAGCTGCTTCAGCAGCTCAGGAAGAAGGACGTGTTCAAGCCGGCTGACGTGGAGTTTGCGATTATGGAAGCAAGCGGAGCAATCAACGTGATGCTTAAGTCGGAGCATCAACCGCTTACGCCGAATCAGCTAGGTATTAAGGTTGCAACGGAGCATGAGCCGCAAACCGTTATCATGGACGGGAAAGTGCTGCTGGAGCCGCTGTCCTCAACAGGTTACAACGAGCAGTGGCTGACGAAAGAGTTGAAGAAATCGAACGTAAAGGTCGAGGAAGTGTTTTTAGCGCAAATCGATAACTTTGGTTCCCTCTATATCGATCTCTATGATGACAAGATAAAGCAGCCAAAGAGCCAGAATCAGGCTGCGCTGCTTGCAGCTCTGAAGAAATGCGAGGCGGACATGGAGATGTACGGTCTGCTAACGGACGACGAGAAGGAGAAGCAGCAGTATGCGGCTTGCTCCAAGACGCTGCAGCAGCTCATTGATGATGTACGGCCGCTTATCTATCAATAA
- the yajC gene encoding preprotein translocase subunit YajC, with product MSGAASILPFILMFAVFYFLLIRPQQRKSKQRNSMLSGIKKGDKIVTIGGMHGTIVELTDDSVVLRVNDSTKITFDRSAINTVSSSSAAVSSATPVMVKDEKAEEIKG from the coding sequence ATGTCAGGAGCAGCATCTATCCTTCCGTTTATTTTGATGTTCGCGGTATTCTATTTCTTGCTGATTCGTCCGCAGCAGCGTAAATCGAAACAGCGTAATTCCATGCTGAGCGGGATCAAGAAAGGCGACAAAATCGTAACGATCGGCGGTATGCACGGTACGATCGTTGAGCTTACCGACGATTCCGTCGTACTTCGCGTCAACGATTCTACTAAGATTACGTTTGACCGCAGTGCGATCAATACGGTGTCTTCCTCAAGTGCAGCCGTATCGTCGGCAACGCCAGTCATGGTGAAAGACGAGAAGGCGGAAGAAATCAAAGGCTAA
- a CDS encoding phosphatase PAP2 family protein, translating to MTLFDNMTTVAIYTTLTVIVLIWYGAAYNPFKIGGLFVKEMIFSRKYLFHFAALILILFCNKFELSIEKNITNTYDYANLFQSIEGNFVANLQHTFQSEWLTPILAFMYVVVFQALLIASIGIYTKRSENKVMFYATCYAIMMNYLIAIPFYLFLPVSEVWYHDPQHVSFLMLKVFPDFENQYRALSGLDNCFPSLHTSISVTLAILAVRSGIKKWAWFCCISAVVIIFTIFYLGIHWLIDMCGGLVLATIASTVGIRLSTIQWSLRGRRGNVIPQAPVNYLREDAK from the coding sequence ATGACTTTGTTTGACAACATGACGACGGTTGCGATTTATACGACTTTAACCGTCATTGTGCTGATTTGGTACGGAGCTGCTTACAATCCATTCAAAATCGGCGGTTTATTTGTAAAAGAGATGATTTTCAGCCGCAAATATCTGTTCCATTTTGCAGCTTTGATTCTAATTCTTTTCTGTAATAAGTTTGAGCTGTCTATCGAGAAAAACATAACCAACACCTATGATTACGCCAACCTATTCCAATCCATCGAAGGCAACTTCGTCGCGAATCTGCAGCATACGTTCCAGAGCGAATGGCTTACGCCTATTCTCGCATTCATGTACGTTGTCGTCTTTCAGGCCTTGCTCATTGCTTCCATCGGTATTTATACAAAGCGCAGCGAAAATAAGGTCATGTTCTACGCGACGTGCTACGCCATTATGATGAACTATCTGATCGCCATACCATTCTACTTGTTCCTTCCCGTGAGCGAGGTTTGGTACCATGATCCGCAGCATGTCAGCTTCCTGATGCTGAAGGTGTTCCCGGATTTCGAGAATCAATATCGGGCCCTCTCTGGTCTCGACAATTGCTTCCCGAGTCTGCATACCTCTATTTCCGTTACGCTCGCAATTCTGGCGGTACGTTCCGGCATCAAAAAATGGGCCTGGTTCTGCTGTATCAGCGCCGTCGTTATTATCTTCACGATCTTCTATCTCGGCATCCACTGGCTGATCGACATGTGCGGCGGACTTGTTCTCGCAACGATCGCTTCCACAGTCGGCATCCGGCTCAGTACAATACAGTGGTCCCTTCGGGGACGACGCGGAAATGTCATTCCGCAAGCACCCGTCAATTACCTGCGCGAGGACGCGAAATAG
- a CDS encoding TIGR04086 family membrane protein, giving the protein MKPINAIKNVPKVHVTSPLLSGMLYASFWLAAGALLLAAFLRWGSMQETELPMYSMMVHGCASLAGGFVSGRRSSQRGWYFGGMLGIAYGILVLLIGFLASNTGFSGRTLTMLVETFLCGAFGGMVGVNTKRS; this is encoded by the coding sequence ATGAAACCGATTAACGCGATCAAAAATGTCCCCAAGGTTCACGTTACTTCGCCGCTTCTCTCAGGCATGCTTTACGCCTCTTTTTGGCTGGCGGCCGGAGCGCTGCTCTTAGCTGCGTTTCTAAGGTGGGGAAGTATGCAGGAAACGGAGCTTCCGATGTACAGCATGATGGTACATGGCTGCGCCTCGCTTGCGGGCGGATTTGTTTCGGGGCGTCGTTCGAGTCAGCGCGGCTGGTATTTCGGCGGCATGCTCGGCATCGCGTACGGCATTCTTGTCCTGCTCATCGGCTTTCTTGCCAGCAATACAGGCTTCAGCGGCAGAACATTGACCATGCTGGTCGAAACTTTCTTATGCGGCGCCTTCGGCGGCATGGTTGGCGTAAATACGAAGCGCTCCTAA
- the queA gene encoding tRNA preQ1(34) S-adenosylmethionine ribosyltransferase-isomerase QueA yields the protein MNVNDFDFELPEHLIAQTPLADRTSSRLLTLSKENGKVEHHGFTKLADLLQAGDTLILNDTRVMPARLLGVKSDTGAKVELLLLKQLADDRWETLVKPGKRLKIGAQLAFGDDGTGEPLLRATVVGEGEMGAREIAFHYAGIFNELLDRLGEMPLPPYIKERLDDRERYQTVYAKHEGSAAAPTAGLHFTKPFLEQLAAKGVRIGYITLHVGLGTFRPMSVDTVEEHTMHTEYYELSEETAALLRDAKSRGGRIIAVGTTSARTLETVATRFAYEEVQACSGWTDIFIFPGYEFKLVNALLTNFHLPKSTLVMLVSALAGQPAIMRAYKEAVEREYRFFSFGDAMFIY from the coding sequence ATGAATGTAAATGATTTTGATTTTGAACTGCCGGAGCATCTCATTGCGCAGACGCCGTTAGCGGATCGTACTTCGTCGAGGCTGCTGACGTTGAGTAAGGAAAACGGCAAAGTGGAGCACCATGGCTTCACGAAGCTCGCGGACCTGCTGCAAGCCGGTGATACGTTGATATTGAATGATACACGCGTAATGCCGGCTAGATTGCTCGGCGTGAAATCCGATACGGGCGCGAAAGTAGAGCTGCTGCTGCTGAAGCAGCTGGCTGACGACCGATGGGAGACGCTGGTGAAGCCGGGCAAACGGCTTAAGATCGGCGCCCAGCTGGCTTTTGGCGACGATGGCACAGGCGAGCCTTTGCTCCGGGCTACGGTAGTCGGCGAAGGCGAGATGGGCGCGCGGGAAATCGCGTTTCATTATGCCGGGATATTCAATGAGCTGCTCGACAGGCTTGGCGAGATGCCGCTGCCGCCTTATATTAAAGAGCGATTGGACGACCGCGAGCGTTACCAGACCGTATATGCGAAGCATGAAGGCTCCGCGGCTGCCCCAACGGCAGGGCTTCATTTCACGAAGCCGTTCCTGGAACAGCTGGCAGCGAAAGGCGTTCGCATCGGTTACATTACGCTGCATGTGGGCTTAGGTACGTTTCGGCCAATGTCGGTCGATACGGTGGAAGAGCATACGATGCATACCGAGTATTATGAGCTGAGCGAAGAAACGGCCGCGCTGCTGCGGGATGCGAAGTCGCGCGGCGGCCGCATTATTGCCGTAGGAACAACTTCTGCGCGAACGCTTGAAACCGTTGCGACCCGGTTTGCGTATGAAGAGGTGCAAGCCTGCAGCGGCTGGACGGATATTTTCATATTTCCGGGCTACGAATTTAAGCTGGTGAACGCCCTGCTTACGAATTTTCATCTGCCAAAATCTACGCTTGTCATGCTTGTCAGCGCATTGGCGGGACAACCGGCGATCATGCGGGCGTACAAGGAAGCCGTAGAACGCGAATACCGCTTCTTCAGCTTCGGAGACGCAATGTTCATTTACTAG
- a CDS encoding DUF421 domain-containing protein: MEYGVYMFRTLLIYFVVFVIMRLMGKREIGKLSVFDLVISVMIAEIAVFVIEDTKRPLLEGIVPMAVLLVVQILIAMVSLKSRRLRVWFDGKPTVLVERGKLNREAMRKQRYNLDDLLLQFRENKTNIADVEFAILETSGKLSIIQKDKKQEDLAQGSSRSLEHRSEGLPGVFPRNYRFESLPVALIMDGEIQKANLEQLGKDRFWLNNQLKQHGIQDVKQVFLCTIDHRGKLYMDARRGRGPYK, encoded by the coding sequence ATGGAATACGGCGTTTACATGTTCCGTACGCTTCTCATCTATTTTGTCGTGTTTGTCATTATGCGGCTGATGGGCAAACGGGAAATCGGGAAGCTGTCCGTGTTCGATTTGGTCATCTCCGTCATGATCGCGGAAATCGCGGTTTTCGTGATCGAGGATACGAAGCGGCCGCTCCTTGAAGGCATCGTGCCCATGGCGGTTCTGCTTGTCGTTCAAATTCTTATTGCGATGGTTTCGCTTAAGAGCCGCAGGCTGCGCGTATGGTTTGACGGGAAGCCGACGGTCTTGGTTGAACGGGGAAAGCTCAACCGCGAGGCAATGCGCAAGCAAAGGTACAACTTAGACGACCTGCTTTTGCAATTCAGGGAAAACAAAACGAATATCGCCGATGTAGAATTCGCGATCCTGGAGACAAGCGGGAAGCTCTCCATCATTCAGAAGGACAAGAAGCAGGAAGATTTGGCGCAGGGCAGCAGCCGCTCATTAGAGCATAGGAGTGAGGGACTTCCGGGGGTTTTTCCCCGCAACTACCGGTTTGAATCTCTGCCGGTCGCGCTCATTATGGACGGGGAAATCCAGAAGGCGAATTTGGAACAGTTGGGAAAGGACCGTTTTTGGCTCAATAATCAACTGAAGCAGCACGGCATTCAAGATGTTAAGCAAGTGTTTCTGTGCACGATCGATCACCGCGGCAAACTCTATATGGACGCGAGGCGCGGAAGAGGCCCGTATAAATAG
- a CDS encoding ArsB/NhaD family transporter, whose protein sequence is MHDILVVSEKANWQIILTVIIFLITYAVVITERMNRAVVALSGAAVMMIFGIVDARTAFSEHVEWGTIFLLIGMMILVGITNKTGIFQYAAVKAAQAAKGDPKRILVALGLLTAVASAFLDNVTTVLLVVPVTLSITRMLRLNPVPYLITEIMSSNIGGTATLIGDPPNIMIGSANPGLTFNDFLVNLSPIIIIVMLVTILLLVWYYRKQLVAQEADKAELMALDAKSYIKQPALMRKSIAVLLLTITGFVLHSVLHVEAAVVALSGAMLLMLIGVKKEQAEEAFDAVEWETIFFFIGLFILVGGLVETGVIENLAARTLEITSGDIPYTAMLILWVSGIASATIDNIPFVAAMIPLIQDMGKEINAAGNPELMNSLWWSLSLGACLGGNGTLIGATANVIVAGMAARENKGFSYMEFLKIGAPLTLLALMLSTVYVYLFLLP, encoded by the coding sequence ATGCATGACATACTCGTTGTCAGCGAGAAAGCAAACTGGCAAATTATATTGACGGTCATTATTTTTCTCATTACTTACGCTGTTGTCATAACGGAGCGAATGAATCGAGCAGTCGTCGCGCTAAGCGGGGCCGCAGTGATGATGATTTTCGGAATCGTGGATGCGCGTACGGCTTTCTCGGAGCACGTGGAGTGGGGAACGATTTTTCTTCTGATCGGAATGATGATTCTGGTTGGAATTACGAATAAAACAGGCATTTTTCAATATGCTGCCGTTAAAGCGGCGCAAGCAGCTAAAGGTGATCCCAAGCGAATACTGGTGGCGCTGGGGCTGCTGACCGCGGTCGCCTCCGCTTTCCTGGACAACGTGACGACGGTATTGCTCGTCGTACCCGTGACGCTCTCGATTACCCGAATGCTGAGATTAAACCCGGTACCGTACCTGATTACTGAAATCATGTCCTCCAATATCGGAGGGACGGCAACATTAATCGGAGACCCGCCTAATATTATGATCGGTTCGGCCAATCCTGGGCTGACGTTTAATGATTTTCTGGTTAATTTGTCTCCGATTATCATCATCGTCATGCTGGTGACGATTCTCCTGCTCGTCTGGTATTATCGCAAGCAGCTCGTTGCCCAAGAAGCGGACAAAGCCGAATTAATGGCGCTCGATGCGAAATCGTATATCAAGCAGCCCGCCCTCATGCGCAAGTCCATTGCTGTCCTACTGTTAACCATTACCGGATTTGTCTTGCATTCCGTACTCCACGTGGAGGCCGCCGTTGTTGCGCTTTCCGGTGCCATGCTGCTCATGCTGATCGGCGTTAAGAAGGAGCAGGCAGAGGAAGCGTTCGACGCCGTAGAATGGGAGACGATTTTTTTCTTTATCGGATTATTTATCTTGGTCGGTGGATTAGTTGAAACCGGTGTGATCGAGAATTTGGCGGCTCGGACGCTGGAAATCACTTCCGGCGATATCCCCTATACCGCTATGCTCATCCTGTGGGTATCCGGCATCGCCTCCGCGACCATTGACAACATTCCATTCGTGGCTGCGATGATTCCGCTTATCCAGGACATGGGCAAGGAAATAAATGCAGCAGGGAATCCGGAGCTGATGAATTCGCTATGGTGGTCGCTGTCGCTTGGCGCGTGCTTGGGAGGCAATGGAACATTGATTGGCGCAACCGCGAACGTCATCGTGGCCGGCATGGCGGCGAGAGAGAATAAAGGGTTCAGCTACATGGAGTTTTTGAAAATCGGAGCACCGCTCACGCTGCTCGCACTCATGCTGTCCACCGTTTACGTGTATCTGTTCCTGTTACCATAA
- the tgt gene encoding tRNA guanosine(34) transglycosylase Tgt, whose protein sequence is MAITYELIKTCKQTGARLGRVHTPHGVIETPAFMPVGTQATVKTVSPEELKTMDAHIILSNTYHLFIRPGHEIVRQAGGLHKFMNWDRPILTDSGGFQVFSLSNMRKIKEEGVEFRNHLNGDKMFISPEKAMEIQNALGSDIMMAFDECAPYPAEYDYVKQSLERTTRWAERCLASHARPHDQALFAIVQGGMYEDLRRQSATELTSMDFPGYAIGGLSVGEPKDLMYNVLDCTVPLLPANKPRYLMGVGSPDALLDGAIRGIDMFDCVLPTRIARNGTTMTSSGRLVIRNAKFADDFGPLDPECSCYTCTNYSRAYLRHLIKADETFGIRLTTIHNLHFLLELMRGVRQAIMEDRLLDFRNEFFAKYGLFENSKGF, encoded by the coding sequence GTGGCAATCACATACGAATTGATTAAGACCTGCAAGCAGACCGGCGCCAGATTGGGCCGCGTTCATACGCCGCATGGCGTCATTGAAACCCCGGCGTTTATGCCGGTTGGCACACAGGCAACGGTGAAGACCGTCAGCCCTGAAGAGCTGAAGACGATGGATGCTCATATTATTTTGAGCAATACCTATCATTTGTTTATTCGCCCTGGACATGAGATCGTCCGCCAAGCGGGCGGCCTGCATAAGTTCATGAACTGGGATCGTCCGATTCTGACGGACAGCGGCGGTTTCCAAGTATTCAGCTTGAGCAACATGCGTAAGATCAAAGAAGAAGGCGTTGAATTCCGCAACCACTTGAACGGTGACAAAATGTTCATCTCGCCGGAGAAAGCGATGGAAATCCAAAATGCGCTGGGCTCCGATATTATGATGGCCTTCGACGAGTGCGCGCCGTATCCTGCCGAATATGATTACGTGAAACAATCGCTCGAGCGGACGACACGCTGGGCAGAGCGCTGCCTGGCTTCGCATGCAAGACCGCATGATCAAGCCTTGTTCGCAATTGTGCAGGGCGGCATGTATGAAGACCTGCGCCGTCAAAGCGCGACCGAGTTGACTTCCATGGATTTCCCGGGGTATGCTATTGGTGGTCTCAGCGTCGGAGAACCGAAGGATTTGATGTACAATGTACTGGATTGTACGGTTCCGCTGCTGCCGGCGAACAAGCCTCGCTACTTGATGGGGGTCGGTTCACCGGATGCGCTGCTGGATGGGGCGATTCGCGGCATTGATATGTTTGACTGTGTCCTTCCGACACGTATTGCCCGCAATGGCACGACGATGACCAGCTCAGGCAGACTTGTGATCCGGAATGCGAAGTTTGCGGATGATTTTGGTCCGCTGGATCCGGAATGCAGCTGTTACACCTGCACCAACTACTCGCGTGCTTATCTTCGTCACTTGATTAAGGCAGACGAAACATTCGGCATTCGCTTAACAACGATTCATAACCTGCATTTCCTGCTTGAATTAATGAGAGGCGTTCGTCAAGCCATTATGGAAGACCGCCTGCTTGATTTCCGGAATGAATTCTTTGCGAAATACGGGTTGTTCGAGAATAGTAAAGGATTTTAA